The Cotesia glomerata isolate CgM1 linkage group LG9, MPM_Cglom_v2.3, whole genome shotgun sequence region GAATTGAAATTCAGTAATCGGTACCGGCAGGTAATAAGACCTAGCTAAGGGAtatttattgtgataaaataaaaaaaatataaaaagcataataaaaaatttcatcaaaaaattttcttattaaccattatttaagtaaaatttttataaaatataaatacaaaatggTAACTTTTACCATAaacaaaaatagaattaaacatttaagaaaaatttgcaatttaaccttatttaatataatagatCATTTTAACCTActttaacataattattttttttattttattttttgtttttatttaccaGAATATACAGAGatatacataaattatatgCAAAGTATGCACCTATAAAGATGAAAATTTACCTATGTGTATAGGTCTGGTTAAAGGCTTATTCTGTGTtgcatattttaatttttgttaatcgaaataataaaagtataaatatataataaacatagtgggaaaaaattaaaataaatacaaactGTAATTACACATAAACAGTAATGTATGCaaagagaaagaaaaaaatgacaataaagtATAATCTGTTAATTATGAATAGTAGATGCCaaccaatttttcaatttttttccaattgtTTAATAAGTATAATCTAAAGTTTTCCATTGAACAggcattttttttgtaatattttaatgttacTATAGAGAAATTTTTGCATTATATAATAAGTTGAACAAAATGGCTCTGGGAATAGCACGAAACACACCTACATATATCATCAGAAAAGAGCTGGGAGTAGAGCTCATAGAGTACATACTAAAAGAAAGAGATAatcaatagttggaatcgactcCTTTCAATTTGGTTGAAATTTGGTCAAAAGTTTTGTTTCATCATAAAACGAAGATttgccataaaaaaaaaaaaaaaaaaaaaaaaaaaaaaaaaaaaattttttttcagttattccaaattttccaattttttaactttattaagTACACGGAGAGAACAAGATAGTAAGGGCTATTAAGCCGGATTGTACTCAGTGACATCagtagtagaaaaaaatttcagctaGTACCGAGTATTATCTAAATAGCATCCAATAATATCTACGTTATACTCAGTGCTATGTCAGATAGTACTCAGCAACATCTCGATAGTAATAACTTATAAGATATTAACAaagctaaaataatatttgttgctaattatttctattattattcatcccattttcaaaattataactatattttaacagtaaaataatttttttacctcaGCGTATAATCATAAATCAAATATCTACCTAACCCTAGTTGTTTACAATCTTCGAATATACTTgcaatatatttaaataaaataaattatatttaaatttctatgaaatacTATACTACTTAGAATATTTACTAACAATAATTGTCCATCAAGTCATATAAACTGTCAATCCCTTCTCACAATTCTTGTAACAAAAACGTACCTGGATTCTCAATGCTGATTACCCtagtaatataaaaatttcaaccaTCTGACCCAGGTAATATTTCTTTGTTATACTATTACCTTgggataatttaaatttccagtTTACTTAAAGTATCTTTACTTGAGTTATGTGTCATTCatcatcaatttatttattacttactcATACTttgcacttaaaatttttcaaccccCACTTCAGTTATATGACTGCCATTTTTATTTGCCAAACGATTACTTTTTCATATACTTAAGCTTAGTTTCCTTGAAATCTTCTTGGTGTTCAATCGTGTTTGGTAAAATTTGTCCTAACAAtatgattcatttttttttcttcaattcaGTTTTCAATAATTAGTACATCACGTTCAtggataatttttatgttatttatccttaatatttgtataaaattttttatattttgtgtgcatcagttttatttaatttttctaaaattgttGAAGTGTTATTTTGACAACTTTTTTCAACCATCattgtgaattattttttaaacgttGTTCTGTATAATTTTTACCACAATTTGGTGCCAGCTTAACAATATCTTTGGGTCTTAgttgagtataatttggactctgtaatttaataaaaacatcaCCTACCAATATGTCTTCCTCAAAATTAAAACCAATAACAACAGAAGACTTCGTGCTAGCAATCGCCGTGAGCTGTCCATTCCAGATGTTGTACCACCACTATATCTCTGACCTGGTAAACGCGAGTCCAAAAGGCAAGAACGACACCTGGATTGCCTTCTGCAAATCTCTTCAAGGATCCGATGAGCCAGTAAAGCGTTCTTGGCGTGTCTGGGTTCACAAAATCTTCGTGAAGAACATACACCAAATAGAATTGGAGTTCTGGCAGAGGAGCTACTACATCAGCGACCCGGCGAATTCCTTCAAGATTCTGGGATACCTTGAAGAAGCGATGACTACTACGAAGCTGACCGAGCAGGAGATCAAATCGACTAAAAAATACCTGAGGGAAATAAGTGGTGTTGAGTGTGAAAAAAGTTGCAGTGATGATGGCAGCAGTGATAGCAAGAAGATCAGTTCTGGTGAAGAAATCATCGAAGTTGTTAAAGTTAATGAAGAATGTAAGGTTGAACTAGATGACCTTTATGCCCAGGGTTCCCAAGATAGTGGTCCAGGATCAGCTGATGGCACTAAAGGGAAAAAATCAGCTAATGTGGCGAATGCAAATCTGGAAGGAGGAGAAAATACCATCAGACCAATCGATCCTGCACAAATCGGACCATTAAGAGTTAATCAGATAATTACTTGTCTGTACCGAGCAACTGGACTGGCACTAGCtaatgaagaagaagaagatatTGTAGCAGCGATGAAGAATTTGTCGACTAGAGAATCCGAGGATGGTTAGGAAGCTGCTACTGCTAGTCGTTTAGATGGTTATGGTTATGAGCAATCGGTGAATTTCATGCCGTTTAGTAAGAAAGATTCAGATTTAGACGCGCAGATGATGCGCCAACTCCTTTGTAGTCCTGAAGTTTCTGCTGAAAAGAAGGAGTGATGGTAAGAAGTAGTGAGAAGTAATAAGAATGAGATTGAAAGTACTGTTATTGATTTGTATAGATTAACTTAgagggtttttttttattttaaaattttaatggaattaaattataaattaggaTTAAGAGCAAAATTACTATCATTATtgttcataatttttgaaataatttacttgtcaaaaaaaaaaaaattaaataaaatttcaacctaatttaaaaaaattatcaaaaatattgttattgaCTTTTCatgttaagttttttttttttaataaaatttgtgtaaaaaactgttgttataattattaaactatgtatatatttatgaaaaataattgttaatagtttgtgtgaataaaattattgatataaatGAAACTTTGAATAAACTAACTATTGTATACACATTTTGTGATAGTTTCAATTACAGCAAAACTACCAAAAATTCAAGGCCACAGGACTGAAACTACAATTTATAGAATGCTCGTTTCACCAGAAAACCCTGATTAAACAAGAAAGGCAATTGGTATTTTCTCGcctattttctaatttttacagcttgaatttataaaagttcTATACTAGACAAAAGTCCAGTCTATTAGAAGTGAGTTTTCTGCGAAAAATcgttagaatttttttcaaaaatataacttactgaacggaaaaaatttaatgttgtttttaacttcccgctatgaaaattaatgattttaaaaaactgggaAGTTGTTAGTTTCactataattttcaaaaatcgagttctcatcagatcccTACGTTTTGAGGACCTCAGTTCTGATTATAACTACTGTTATAACAGTTTGCTTACTTCTTCTCCTAAACTCATAACAAAATTgacttaattcaagagaaaaattttccaaataagaacatcacatcgaaaaatcttaaaatctGAACtcaagttgaaaaataatgtaCAGTTtgcttttaataattatatattattccCTGTTAAAAGTGGgtaaagtaataattaaaatatcgggtataaaattttattcaatatgaAATTTAATGTGTTAAGCTAGCATATCGATGGTTTTCTGATGCAACCTCGTATCtcaaaaatgacaattttagagATGAGGTGAAAaatagcttataaaaaattaatattcatctaaaaacaatatttatcaattttattttttaaaaatactatcgtatttattattaatctggttaattatagttaatattatCGTCCAtagttatcataaataaatttttttatctcaggaatgtggacaagataggatcataataacaaattacattattatttctgcCTGATCTTATTTCCCTAATctggttaatattttttttcaggaaCGCgtttataactaattattaatttttcagttgaACCCTTTCATCTTCGAAAATCGAGATACGTGGTTGCGTTAGAAAACCCTTGATAtggatattaatttaatctgTTGAATCGAATGTTGAAATTCTAGAGTAGTTTTGGTAGCGAAAAAGTTTCTTGACCGAATATCTCTCGGTTTCCACGTAATAAAGCTTGTTTATTTTCTTCCCAAGACCAAGACTATTAATAATTGCAGGTAAGGTAAAATACTCAGTATATAGTTGAACagttttcaaagtaaaacgtaTTCAACCcgtttaataaataagaatttattttttaaataaaagaaggtttattatgaaaatataaacaattttgagtCTATTaatacgtaaaaaaaaaaaaacgtaagcgattaaatatttatatttttataaggtTTTAAAGATATACTATAAAAGCAGTAGTACCCCCACGGAAAAATTATGTATCCTAGAATATATGCTGGGAATATATCCTAGTATATATTCAAGGATATATGCTGAGTATATGAAAATTCGCCGAAAAATATATCTTAGGATATATTCTAGAATATATCCTCCGATATATCCTTGAATATATTCTAGTATATATCCTAGAATATATTCTAGTATATATCCTAGAATATATTCTAGTATATATCTTAGGATATATTCTAGAATATATCCTAGAATATATTCTAAGATATATATGCATGTGTTACGTCCATTGATTATGAACTAGACTGTAgatctcaaataaataatagtttaaaaaaactaaaaacacgctttttatagaaaaccaaactaaaaaatagaaaataaatttaaattaagaatagtgttaaaaatttcaataaatataaattaataatagtgtaaataaaaaaatgtatttttattttaaaaaagcgtgaggtgcatggtgtcaatagttataaatattttattgacagatatgagtagagtgattatcattttgataatatcttaaaagcaccccacgcttttttaaaataaaatacatttttttatttacactattattaatttatatttattgaaattctttaacactattcttaatttaaatttattttctatttttagtttggttttctataaaaagcgtgtttttagtttttaaactattatttattaattgtttagttgttagttaacgttactctagtttttaaaaagatcctaagaaaagtttctaagatataaaaatgtttgtaggtaaatttttcgatatcccgtataccgtaatgtataagagcattcaaaactcaaactttaaaaattaaatatctcggaaactagatggtaaaaattctcaaattgcgccaatcgacgaagaattatatgaacattaatctaccaaaattaaaaatcctaagaaaacgacTTTGGCGcgggtactaccttaaatcttttttatttttcatgattgACATttctagagaaaaaaaatttttttattttttttttttaagttataaacaattgcattttttaacttaaattttttatcattaaaattaagaaaaaaaaatttgttttcaccCACAAAtcttttttgaagatttatcttttatgttcattcatttatttccATTTGCCATCCACATCCACACCTGAGTCCACGACTATATGTAGTTTTTACTTCGTCCGCTGCGCAGAACATAACCTTTTGTATCAGAACAGAATTTTTATCTCTTAATTTAGCGCTTTCATTCgctatttttttgtaaaactaATTACACTATACCTaattataaagtgaaaatttttatttttaaaatgagtgaattcgaaaaattacttccaaaTATTTGTGACAGCATCGCTAAAACAGCAGCTCATGTCATCAGCTACGCCGGTAtgtaatttattcatttatttttttttttatcaactcatgactaaattttaataattataaatattttatataaaatctaaattgatgaattatttatttttctcttagATGATGACAGTAAACAAGAATTGTTGGACGCTCTTCGTAGCAATGTCCAAAATTATACCAAAAATTCACAGAAGTTTCAAAATATCAATGCATTAATCAGCAGATTATCATCTGGAAGTTCTGACACTGATATCGAAGAAATTCTTAAAGTATATTTtctgacaattttatttttaataatttaaaaactaaataataattaaaaaaaaccttttattactttttttaaataatttatttgcttgTTTGGAtatttggataatttttttatttttcagaattttaatgaTGGAGTTTCATCATTTCAACCGGATTCTtcaagaaatgaatttttaaaacaatatgaCACACGTGTTGCAGACTTGAAAAAGAGTAAGCTCATTCACAAAAAAACagctcattaaaaaaaaaatacataattatgatattaattaataatattgtgtgaaatattaattttattaatgtattaTTTAACTCAGATTTGGCCGGAGAAAAAAGCACTGAAGGTGGCGGTGATGATGAAGATGCAGACATGCAAATGACAGAGGAGGACGGCGCAAATTTAATTTGTCCAATAAGTAAACTACGAATGACTGAaccaatgaaaaataatatttgtggTCATGTTTATGATAAAGCTAGTATTATTGCCTTGTTAAGTGGAAACGCTGCTACtaggtatatttttattatttatttataatactaaagttagccgacgttttaaattttattatctcttattaaattataactaaaaaatattttttaaaaattgcacttacaatttttcaagttttttataaatgaaaaaattttttttattattatgtcgCGTTACTAGAACCATAAgggtgtataaaaaaattttttctgctccaatcaatgtaaaaatattaaaaacattaacatctatggaaaaaacgaaaaaaaaatttttttgtgatacgcccttatggttttaagaaaacatttttctaaaaccaTAAGAGCGTATCCTGTTTTTTCAGTTTGTTATCAATTATAGGTcggagtaagaaaaaaaattgcaaaggtgATAGAAATTATCACTCCACAACTTAATTtatatcaacaaatatttatttgagtgaaaaaacgaatgaaaaatcaagaaaaaataaattcataacaactTGAGAACAATCGGTATGTCttcaagttaataaaattagcctcAGTTTTTcagaattgattttttttttacttcagatctatttacaattaacaaaAGAGTTTTGTTAGCCATTTCgaactgtaattttaaaaaagtcattcaaaaaaaactttgttcTTGAGAATTGTTATGATTCTTCAATACCAATATCTTAAAGCAAGTTTGATGATCTAAATCATTTTTGTACATCAGGCACTGTCCCACAAAATATCATCGGTATtatcaaagtttaattttcagccatgcacagtaaaaaaattttcgtcattgtgtaaagtgtaaaaatgtttgtgtagaattaaacattttagtgtgtagaatttaacattttagtatgttgattcaacacaaattgtgtaaaaaaaatcatcaacacaaatttttatgttaaatttgacgaaaaattttttactgtgtggtcatagtttataaatttttttgtcattatcttgttaaaaaaaaaattaagaaatctttttttttacttttataatctTAGACACAGATGATCCTGACGATGGAGATGACATTGGAGTAATACtctgatgaatttatttttccttaattttttattagttttctcacttaaataaatatttgttgacatAAATCAAGCTATGGAGTGATATTCTATtacctttgcaattttttttcttactctgacccacaattgataataaaccgaaaaaacaggatacgcccttatggttttagaaaacatttttctaaaaccataagggcgtatcacaaaaaaaattttttttttcgttttttccatagatgttaatattttcaacatttttacattgattggagcaaaaagaatttttttatacgcccttatggttctaGTAACgcgatttatttataatactaaagttagccgacgttttaaatttttttttctcttattaaattataactaaaaattatttttaaaaaattgcactttcagtttttcaagttttttataaatgaaaaaatttttttttattattatgtaataattttgtcaaaaaaaaattctaaaaatttttaaatgttggctaacttaattttcatttgttatgtaggtttttttttataatatacaataataaatgagatatttttttaattagatgcCCTATTGTCGGCTGCAGCAACAAGAAGCATCTGATTATGGAAGATCTTACGTCTGACATTGTGAGACAAATGTGTATGTAATACACATAGAT contains the following coding sequences:
- the LOC123271394 gene encoding E3 SUMO-protein ligase NSE2-like; translated protein: MSEFEKLLPNICDSIAKTAAHVISYADDDSKQELLDALRSNVQNYTKNSQKFQNINALISRLSSGSSDTDIEEILKNFNDGVSSFQPDSSRNEFLKQYDTRVADLKKNLAGEKSTEGGGDDEDADMQMTEEDGANLICPISKLRMTEPMKNNICGHVYDKASIIALLSGNAATRCPIVGCSNKKHLIMEDLTSDIVRQMCM